The proteins below come from a single Treponema phagedenis genomic window:
- a CDS encoding HPr family phosphocarrier protein → MKEVELTITNPTGLHTRPGTEFVQLAKKFQSDVTIRKGDKEANAKSLIKMMKIGISCNDAISLIVSGDDEQEAIDALTDYIVNLKE, encoded by the coding sequence ATGAAAGAAGTAGAGCTTACCATTACAAATCCGACAGGACTACATACTCGCCCCGGCACGGAATTTGTCCAACTGGCAAAAAAATTTCAATCGGATGTTACTATACGAAAGGGCGATAAAGAGGCAAACGCAAAAAGTCTTATTAAAATGATGAAAATCGGTATTTCTTGCAATGATGCAATATCACTTATTGTATCAGGTGATGATGAACAAGAAGCTATCGATGCCTTAACCGACTATATTGTAAATTTAAAGGA